The genomic region CAGCCAGCCAAGGGAGAGCGGAGAGCTGCTGCTTAGTCACGCAACCTGCTGCGTGGAGAGACGGGAAGGAACCAGGTGGGGGTCCAACAACAGCTCTCCTTTAAGAAAAGCCTGCTCACATCTGATACGTCTCATCTTCCACGATCTGAACAACATGtgggcaggagagagagagagagagagagagaaagcagcgcAGAGCTGTGAAGGAATGTGTTTCAAATAGATTTGATTCCAGTTTCTATTTCTTTGCCATGGTTATGTTCTGCCTGAGGCTCGATGTCACCTCTCACCCGTCAACATGTCGGGGCTCACAACCCCTTGAATCACGAGCGTGAAGGCAGGCAGCAACTTTTAAACAGGCTTGAAAGGGACATTAATTATTGAGGCTGAATAAGAAATCACAGCCCTTTGTAATGCAGCTTCAGTTGCAGGCGAGGCTGCTTCTGGAAATTGGCATTCGCGCCTCGACAATGATCCTCAAGCGTGTGTTCTCGGGGAGTCAAATAGATTTCATGGGTTTTGCTTTGTAAGGTCACACAGTTGACTTATTAGACAGTACAGCTAATATCACTGGAAGCATTCTCCTTTCCTCATGACAGCATGACCTGATTTCCCCTCAGCTTAGTTCACTGGCTCAGAGGGAGAGTCGCAGAGATTAAAGATCACTTTCATATGGAAAAGATTATGTTGAAAATGCAGAACTAACAAGAAAGGGCCAGAGGGTGGCACTGCAACAAAGAGCTGGACTCCCTCACAGAGGCAGCTCCCTCTGATGTTAATACTGTTACTGATTTATGCTCCAGTGTGAGTTTTGTCAAAACAAAGTCAGAGATGAAGCGACTCTGGATGGATTTCCTgctacatttataaaaaaaaaaaaaacgcacccTCTCTGCTGCGTCCTCCCCTGTTATCAGAAAATCCGCCGCTATTCCTGCTAAATGGATCAAACCCCACAATCAGCTCTCAGGCTTTCTCGTTGAATAGCTTTGGCGGGCGCTGCTACCTAAAAAGGATAAGTATGCCAAGATGAAGCCTGTGACCTCTACTTTGCAGAACTGCTAACAGATGGAACAGATGAGCTGCAGTGTGGTGTTTCGTTGAAGGCAGCTCTCTCCCTCGTTTTATTACGCTGCAAATCACCATACATTAAAACCACTTAATACACGCAGACGTAGGCTGTCACTAAGGACAACGTTGTTACGGCAGAAATGCCGCCTGATTCTCCTGCAACATGCCCTCACGCAGCCGTAGATCACAGATCATCTGGGCGCATGGCGTAAAGAAAAACCACAAAGGGAGGAATTCCACAATCTGTCACCGTGGCCTTTTCCAGCCTCTCCGATATGAGGAGATGTAATCTCCGCGTCAGTCTTCGCCCCCGTAGGAAGTCATGCATCTTCTTTTGTTTGGCTTCTCGGCTTGTGTAAACTGCTTCTAGTGAGGTGCAGCTATTCCACAGGCCCCCCGCCCTCTGCAGCTCAGCCCagaacaaaaaagacaaagggcctctctgctgcagcccGCGCTCACAGCTGTGATAAGGCTCAGCGTGTGTTTACCGCGTGGAGCCTGCTGGGCCGTGTCAGGCTTATTCTGATTATGGATGCACTGTGGCATTTCACAGACGATGACCATCTGATAAGGCCTGAACTGAGACTGATAACAGCCCTCGCCTGCTGGCCTCTGAGCCGAGGCGGCGTCCATCTCACTGGCCGGCTCTGATGtcttgaggggaaaaaaaaaaaaaaaaaagagcagtttTTTTGTGTGGGACCGTACATCAAATGAAGAGATGACCTCATCATGACCTCATAATGatcatcatttttaaacattcacaCTATGTAAAGcggaaaatgtatttattgagcTTCAATGCGACTTTTGTgacacaagaaacaaaaaactttcATTGTGCTTATAATCAATAAACACTAAATGAATACATGTGATGCTAGCTCCTCTGTGACATGAGAATGCTAAGGTGCTCACAATGACGTCACTAACACGCCGATGTGTGGCGGGTGTGATGTTTACCTCTTTCACCGTCTCCGTTCAGGGTGTCAGCACGCCAACATTTACTAATTAGCAACAAACACTTCATCAGCTTGCAGGAATTTGCTCATAAACATAATGTGGAAGATATAAttctgacctgatgatggcgctagaTAATATGTCACTGGGAGACACGAATGTCATGGCTGCTGACTCACAGGCACAAATGTGAATACAGCTGCAACTAActtggaaaacaacaaaaaaatgctctTGAGTATCGTCGATCAATAGTCAGAATCCCAAGATTCCTTGAAATACATCCTCCTTCCTCCCATCACCTGCACTGGGATGCCTCCATGACCCAGTGCAACATCAGCCTCTCACTGTGCAACGGTGTAAATATTTTTGgagtttatattgtttatattattcttacTGCTTGTTTGcccatttattattattgttttaatcaaTGCTCTCTATTTTTGCTCTCCCCTTCGCTGCTGAAATGCAAATTTTCCCATCTTGGGCCCAATAAATGATCATCTTATCTCATCTCTACAAAATAAACTGTATCCCTACAAATAAACGTGTCTTGATTGAAGTTATTAGGATTAATTCAGTGGGCACAATGAACGAGTGAACCAAATGTCACAGCAGTTCGTCCAACTGTTGTTGAGACACGTCCAACAGAACAGCAAATGTGAATGCAGCTGCAGCGATGttatgttattttcattatcaaaaaATCTACTGATTGTTACCTTAAGTTATTGATcagttgtttggtttataaaaaAGTAGCATAGGCAGACCACAGGACTGTGTCTGTGCTGGAGAAGAACCTGGCTGCACCAAGTCTCATTTTGGGATAGTTGAAAAACCATTAAACCAACCGCAGTCGCCTTGGATGGCACTTTACCCCAGATGTAGTGAAGGAGCACATGCGAAATAGTGCTGGGTGACATTAATGAACAGCTTAATATCAGAGTAACTTTCCATTTTCAGTGTTTAGGTTGTTGCAGGGGAAGGCGcgattaatatttttttccgAACAGCCTTCATCCAACAGACACAACGGTGACAAATGCCCATCAGAACATCCCAGAGGCCAAAgtgtcatcatcacacaccttacaaatgtcttgttttgtctgaccaacagtccaaaaccccagAATATACAAATGCGAGaccaagaaaagcagcagatgttCACATTGGAGAGCCAGGAACCAGTtttgtaaaaaagaagaagaaaaaatataaaataatttaatcgaATATCAAAATTCAATTTTCAGTCACTTGACTAAAGTCATTCGCATTCATTCACGGGGCTACGTGAACATCTGTACTACTCTGTCTTTGCAATCCATCCTCAACTCAGAACCACAAATTTGAAGCTCATGGTGGCATGAGGAGAAAAGTCAGGGGACCAACAAAGACGATGGTTGTCATCCTGTGAAGGAGAGACTGTTAACAAAGTGCCACAGCGATCCATCTAATAGCTGTTGAGATGATTCAGTCCGGACCAAAGTGTTGGAGCGACTGTGACTGCTAATGTGGctaaaaatatcattttcattAAGTTTTACACACAAAATCAAGCACAGGAAAATAAAGTGTTGGAGAGCAGAATCACAGGCAACAGTCGCTGCTGCTCGCCACAGAAATCAATTAAATTCTTATGTGACTGGATaaaaaaccaccagagttcATTTTGCATGCGGCAGCCAGTTCACAgcagaaatgaaagaacaaAAGATCTTTCATTCGCCGTTTGTAAATCACTATACAGCTCTGTGGCGTAACAGGATCCTGTGTCATTCTGCTCAGCCTCCCCCAGAGAGACTGCCAACATACTGCTGTCTCATGGACACAGAAAACCCAGCAGCTGGTCTGGCAAGAAGCGTGCAACTACCAGGGCTAACCCGGGCCAAGGTGCAGGAGTCTGAGCCCAGAGCCTGAAACGGGAAGTGATATCTGACCGTGAACCCAATCTGGAAACGAAAGCCGGTGATTTCATAGCCGATTGAACAAGAGCCAGGAAATTATACCTGTGTTGCACGGACATAAAAATATCTGCTTTAGCATGTGTGCCACGGGGGAAACAAAGCAGACTATAACACAAGACGCTTCTGGATCCCCACGAGCTCCAGGGCAACAACGTCTCTTTGTGTTCGGTCACATAAATATTGGCGCACTGACAGtgaatacaaaacacaaaacttaaGCTTTTCTCCTTCTGTGTTTCGTGTGTCAGGGATATTTCAAGGCTGACATCCGGGCGGAGGTCTCGGACAGACAGAGGGTCAGACAGTTAGCACATGTGCGAGCCCCACGGCCCCGAAACCCGAGCCCGCCCTcggtgtgtgtgacaggagaAACCAAGTGCGGTCGTCCCAACTGGGCGGAAGGGGAGCTGGAGGGCAGAGAGCAGGCGCGCTGGGGAGAGGTAGCTAATCTGGTAATTatgtctgctgctgctaactCCACCAGCTCTGGAAAGGTCGAGAAAGAACAACACGAGATAACAAGAGTTATGAAAACTCCAGGGTCCGTCCCACACGGCGAAGACGTGGGAGGAGATAAACAAGGAGACGATGGAGGGATTACTTGGACGCAAgtctgagggaggagagagagagagtctgctGGCACGCTCTGGGTATACCCATCATGATAAGGGCACCCAGTTGGATTCTGGGTAGTGGATAAGAGTGAGTGTGACTCTTGCAGGTTTCAAGAGGCTCCAATAGGGGCTTCTAGTGCCGCGTTTTCAACACAGCCAAGGTGTCGGGTGCAGACGTCAGGGATCTACAACATGTGATTAGAACCAAATATTGACCAACACTGATCGATATTGGCTCACTAAAGATATATCAGATATCTGTGGGCTACTACTGACAGTGAATAAGTGGATGGCACCTCCTGGTATTAAAAGTGAAGCCAAAGCTGCACACTTTATGTCCAGCAAGGGCGAACTGCACTGGTttcaaaaaaaagtttctatatgagcttatgagaaaatgactttaCTTCTTACTTGATTTCTTACCTCAGTAAACTGTTTCCTAAAGAGTTTAAGgtctagtttcaagtcttcttcaacacagcatggATGGACATTTTGTGAATTATTTTAGAGTTATACACACGATGAAGCAGGGTATGGCTTTAAGGCGCGGCTACCTTGTGAGTGACTTGTTGCtcaggttctcagtcagattcaATCTGGATATCCTACAGAGCTCCATCCTTTTGTCCAAATACAGTCACTTCtagataaaaaaacaacccaagATGGCGGCGGCCATAATGCCAAACTCGAGGCTTCAAAACAGCGGTCCACAAACTAATGGGTGACGTCTAGCACGTCCCCAAGAGCAGCACCACAGACAGATGAGTTACTGTATGTCAGACAAGAACACACGCAGCTATAGGCTCGACTTCAGCCATGCAGAGTCTGTGTGAAATGGCATTTCACTCCGTCTTGAGTGGCCTTTGAGTGGCTTATCTCACCTCTCCAGCCACAAAGAACAGCAGCGGCGTCTCCTCCTCCTTGGCTTTGTACTTTGCCATAAGCTTCTCCGCTATTGGCTGAATGAGCTCCTTGGCTGGCTCCAGTTCACCTTCCTCCTCAGCGTCTGAAGGGagcaggaaagaaaagacacagaaagaaGTTTAAAGTATGGAAAAGAGACGCTTGGGGAGGAACAATGCACAGATGAGTGAAGTGAGAGGCAAGGAAGGAAATAACAGATACATGAGCACATGCAAAGAGCTCTATAGATGTTTTCTGTCCTGTTTTTTAATCTAGTTTGACCTGAAAAGATGTCAGGATGGTCTCACGTCTTGAGGGTCTCCTTTATATTTGGTGCCATTTTATCGCAGTAGAATAAAGGTCCTATATTAATGTCCAAGTCATTTTCTGTGCTTATTCACAAACCTCCAGCACTGCAGCTCTTCTATTAGCATATAAATGGATAGATAAGTACTTGAAAACAACCCACAGACCTTTGGACCTTTTAACACTGGAAGAATTTTCCACAGACTCTGACATTCAATATGCTTCGCGTAAATGCCACTTGATTCACACGCAAGGAGCTAAAGGCAGAGCCCCACGTGGAGCTGAGACCCCGGTCTACTCACCCACAAACAGGACGAGGCAGGGCCCCTCGTGGAGTTGCACAGCGTTCGACTCGCTGAGCTCCAGCACGGGCCGAGGGTGCCAAGGAAAGAGCCGGCACTCTGGGTCGTTCAGCACCTCCACGCGGCCCTGTCGCGTGATCATGTGACCTTCTGCGTCCAGCAGGATCAGCGTGGGAATACCtggcgagggagagagaggaggtgaagacgGTGTGAGGAAGACGAAGCGGTACATCTCAGGTCACTGCTCGTGTCTCGTTTGTCAGGAGGGTTAcacaaaaactaatgaaaagATTTTAATAAGACTTTGATGGAGGATAGGttttggcccagaatagacaacattaacttttggtgtggatcagGATCAAGCGACCGAACCAGGATtgtttctccctttcttttaCGTGGTGAAAAGGGACGTATCttgacatttttgtaaatttgtCAGGGAACGCTGCTGTTGGATAATGGTGAAATAAAATTGGCATATTTAGGCGGCTGGTGTCTATGATCTATGCTGGGCATCGGTGAAGGTTTGTGCTCTACTAAGTGCCACTCTAGTACGACATTTCTTTGCTCTTTGATCTCCTCGAAGCAGAAGCGGTTCTGCTCCGCCATCTTGCTATCTGACCCAGAATTATTTGAAGACTCAGAAGACTTTCCAGCTGAACCCCACTGCATATGAATACTTTTGCATATAAATACTTGGCACACAAGATGGTAGTCGTTGGCTTCACACTTCAGAAGAAAGGATGTCTGATTACTCTGaacacatttcctctttttccttttttgcacTGTATCCTTGCATCTCGCCTAACATCCCTGGTGGGAGGGAATAAGACACAAGGCCGCCGCTTTTGCAAACACAACTggatcttttcctttttcctcagtCACAAATAATAACACAGGACAATACAAGGttttattcaatcatttagtcCGTAACAGAGACGGACCGTCAGTTAACCTTTCTTGTCCCTGGTGACAGCATGCTCGATGGCATAAAGCCGatgatctgttgatctttacaaatcaAGACTGGACAGTCTGACAGTGGAATAGCTGTCAGTACTGACAACTGAATTTAATCTTGACCTTAAAATCAAATGGTGGATTCAGAGAGACGTGGAACCCTCAGAAACGATGCAAGCGAGGGAAACGTGGATGTTATTTTCAGAGCCTTAGGACGCACCAAAAGAGAGGAGGGCAGGAAATGGGCAGGAGCGTGGGAGGTAATTCGGGTCATTTCCGTTAATTATCGCCTCATGACGCAGCCTGCTCCCTCTCCCActgacattttctttgttgtgaGGATGATTTCGGCCGGTTTTGACCTCTTTTCGCGTCTTTGGCGGCTTtcacctctctccacctctgtcTGCTCTCACCGCTGACGTTCCcacttctttttctccttctcacaTGTCATTTGATCTCGCCGGCCCTTCTGATTACAATCTCCCTCCCTTATTAGCAGCCTTATCATAAACAGACACCGATGTGAGTGAGCATGTTCTTGTTGGCGCATGCGGAGTGTAGTCAACAGAGGTGGGGGCCCAACGTGATCTGCGTGGGTCTgagagcggggggggggggggggatgggggggggggggggcagcgtCGTCTCGTTGCGCCGTGCATTCCTCACATTGTTTGCAGGAGAGGCCAGAGAGAGCCGGCCCTCGCTAACTTCCTCCACAGTCCTCTGCACACACAAGAGGAAGGAATGAGGAGAAGTGAGAGCGAGCTGCCGAGGGAGGCGAGGGAGAGGCTGCACTTCCTTGGTGAACAAGACTGTAAACTTGATAACCGGCCCACATTCTTCAGGCTGCAGGGCAATCTGTGTTGCTGTTTGCCTGCCCGGCACAGAGAGCTGTCAGCCATCGTGCCAGCCTTTCAGAGTGTGTGACATAACCAAACTCGCCAGccaaaaaaacactgctctcaGCTTCGAGGCCTGAAGGAGGCAGTGGCTGTGAAATACCTTGTATTCCGTAGAGTCTGTTGAGTCGTGATCGCCGGGCCTCGTCCGGATACGGCACCGCCAACCACGGCATCTCGCTGAAGTACTGCTTGAAGGACTCCTCCGACCTGGAGGCAACACAGCAGATGGTGATTCATGGTTCTCGATTAACAGCTGAGCGGAGAAGACTTGATTATTTACGGCCTCCGCAGATGTGTGCGTCAATCGTACCTGTCAGCGCTGACGAACACGATCTCAAACTTCTTTCCCGACTCTTTGACGGTTCGATACGATTCCACCAAAACCCGGGTCAAACTGCGGCACGGCGGGCactgacagagggagaaaaacaaaaaggggatAAAGGGACATGAATGAGtgaacatactgtacacacatcGCCTCGGGTATTTCCAAACTCTCCTCCACGTCACCAAACATCTTTTTTACAAAACTAGTAATTCTCTCTTATTTTGTATCCAGCTGCTTTCCAATATAGCCCCAAACTCTTAAACACTAATCCTGCTATAATGCTCAAGCTTGAGAGagtgttttgttgctctgtgagcttgggtgtgtgtgtgtgtgtgtgtgtgtttggagagcCCAAAGTCTCTCCAGGCAGGGGGAGCGGTGGTATGGCTGGCATTAAGATGACATCAGCGTGCCATGGCAGCAGAAAGGAAAACAGACCAGTCTTGACTTCcaactcctctctctcccttatGCTATCTTTATTCCGTCTGTCAGCCTTCCCACCGTAGAGATAGACCGTTAAATATCAGCACCCAACATTCACAATAACTTCCGTGACTCTGCTCAGAGAAAAGTCAGGAAAAGTGTCTCTGACACCAAGTACAGAGACACTTTTCCTGACTTTTCTCTGATTACAGTGGATTTTCTTTGGAGGTTTTCTGATGATCATCTTACATTTTCATGCCACATTGAAAACGGTATTTCGCTGCAGCCCTAATGTTTGTAAATGAGTGCGCTTACATGCTCTTGTTCCGTATACTGGTAatgttttgtgcatgtaaagTTTATTATCTGAATATCGGTATCTGTGATTGGTAAGACGTCAAAGTTAATACCCTATAAAttctgaataatctgaatctgcaaagtaactaataactaaatgtatcaaataaatgtagtggagtaacaGCAAATGGAAATATGCAAGTAAAGCAcctaaaaaatgtgtttaagaaCATTACTCGAGTAAACTGTACTTGTAGTTGTTAAACATTTTAAGTTCTTAATATTATTTGGCATGTCGTAACCTATCCATCCCACTTTATTGACTGGATGCAGACAGTACTTCATTACCATCCAAGCTTATTAGTGGATACAGTATGTCAAGCACAGTTTATTGATCCGGTCATAAATACTCATCATACTGACACAAAGAGCATGGCGGGAGTGAGATTGAAGCAGCTCAAGGCCTCGATCAATTCACTGCTCATTAATTGTCTTCTTCCCTCGACTGCTCATAGAAGTAAACACTGTGCGTTTGTGCTCATTATAGTTCACAGCATGATGTGGTGACGTCTTATGTGGGCTTTTGTTTGTGATTTAACTAGTTTTAAGCTGAAGTTGAACTGTAATACGTTAAAAGGAACATTCTCTGATGCTGCAGGCAAAACAGCAAACGCACGGTAAAATATAGGTCACGCTTCTCTGCCACGGGCCAATTCAGATCCCCGAACATTAAGGAGGAAAAAGAACTTAACATGCACTACTGTGTAAAGGGATGCCAAGGCCAGGTGTTGGCACTTCATGTTTGTAAAATTGCTTTAATGGCGGGATAGATTTACACAAGTAACCATGGGGAAAAATGCAGCACATAAACTCCTGTAATGGCTTTTGTGACTCGTCCTTTTCAATTCTGCATGGGTCTGGGGTGCGAGCCAGCCTTCAGGCGTCACTGTTCTGACGAGCCGGTCTCTGAGGCTGCCGCTCTGGCAGCTGCTGCGCCGACTGAGCCCGCGCCGCATCTCATCAGGAGCAGTCCGCCGATGATTTAATGCCTTTCATGCATCACTGAGTCATGACCTTTACTAGATATCAGCAGGTCCAGCAGAGAAGGAGACAatggtgatgatgtcagaggGGCGTGGTCGCCAGTGACGGCTTTAAAAAAAGGTCCATAGGTGGCGGTCAAAGGACTGACAGGGATAGTTGACTGCTGttaatgtaaacacacacacacaatggagtCGCCTCcgccctcctgctcctctctcttaTCTGTCTCCACTAACTGCTCCGTCGCTTCCTGCTCCGCTCCGCTCTGCTGCCGTTGCCCTTTCTTCTCACCGAGAGACAGAGTTATGAAGCAAAGTAAAGTACAACCATCTTTGCccttcttctgtcttttctctaCTCACCCAGTGTGCCGAGAAATAAACTCCCACATAGTGTCCCTCCAGAGAGCTGCTGTCTGTTGTCTGCCTGTTGTTCCTGAGCAGAGGCCCTGCCACCACCTCTGCAAATGGCTTCGGTCCCCAGGGGAACTCCAGGCctgggagaggggaggaaagtgGGGCAGggtaaaggaaaggaaaaaaaaaatcacaaaagataAGAAAACAAGAGAAGCAGTCTGCAGCTATTCCAGCAGCTCTCCGAGGCTGTTTGAGTTAGAAGAGCTAAATGCTATCATCAGCATGCTAGTGTTTACCATTTTAACCCGCGTAGTTAAGCATGCTAATGTTATTTAGCACTACATAAAATGGATGGGAATGTTATTAGTTTTGCAGTTGACCAAATACCTTTTTGGCCTGATGAAAAGTCCCTGAATCACCAACAACATAACGATTTCCTCCTGAGGGGGAACATGACTGTGTACCAGATTTCAATCCATGCATCCTTTCAAAATCTCACTGTTTTGGAGACATTTCactaaaacaaactaaatcGTGCAACCTTTCCAATCTGCAAAGTCATTGAGATTCAAGGTTCATTTTGTTAAGTGGTGCACTTATGTAAATTATCGtaaatgtttctgaaaataTTCCAACCCAGAGAAATCCGTGAGTGATTTCAAGGTATCGATGGATTACGTTTGGTCGCCTGGAAGCCAAAACTTCTGGGAGGGAGTCGGAGAGTAAAACATTATCTCCTCCTGCGGATAGATTTTTTATCCGCTGTGATGGTTGGTTAACGCCCATAATCCCACGTTAGTTCACaaagtattttgtttttcattgtttccaTTAGGATATTGTTATATCCTCTGTGGACCATGAACATCTGTAAGAAATTTCATGGAGATTTAAGCCATCGCTGTTGAGATATTCCAGACTGGACCAACACTGTGGAACGACTGAGCCAGCCAACATCGCCGTCTACTAAAGCTGTTAACTTGAT from Sparus aurata chromosome 2, fSpaAur1.1, whole genome shotgun sequence harbors:
- the nxn gene encoding nucleoredoxin translates to MSEFLVGLLGERLVNSEKAEVDVQSLGAKLSLVGLFFGCSLNAPCKQFNGSLCEFYSRFKKTSEHKDKLEIVFISSDQDQKHWQDFLQEMPWPALPFKDRHKKMKLWNKYKVTSIPSLVFVDAATGKVVCRNGLLVVRDDPKGLEFPWGPKPFAEVVAGPLLRNNRQTTDSSSLEGHYVGVYFSAHWCPPCRSLTRVLVESYRTVKESGKKFEIVFVSADRSEESFKQYFSEMPWLAVPYPDEARRSRLNRLYGIQGIPTLILLDAEGHMITRQGRVEVLNDPECRLFPWHPRPVLELSESNAVQLHEGPCLVLFVDAEEEGELEPAKELIQPIAEKLMAKYKAKEEETPLLFFVAGEDDMTDSLRDYTNLPEAAPLLTILDMSARAKYVRDVEEITPAVVEQFVGDFLAEKLKPEPI